In Choloepus didactylus isolate mChoDid1 chromosome X, mChoDid1.pri, whole genome shotgun sequence, a genomic segment contains:
- the LOC119523167 gene encoding heterogeneous nuclear ribonucleoprotein D-like has translation MEDMNEYSNIEEFAEGSKINASKNQQDDGKMFIGGLSWDTSKKDLTEYLSRFGEVVDCTIKTDPVTGRSRGFGFVLFKDAASGDKVLELKEHKLDGKLIDPKRAKALKGKEPPKKVFVGGLSPDTSEEQIKEYFGAVGEIENIELPMDTKTNERRGFCFITYTDEEPVKKLLESRYHQIGSGKCEIKVAQPKEVYRQQQQQQKGGRGAAAAGRGGTRGRGRGQGQNWNQGFNNYYDQGYGNYNSAYGGDQNYSGYGGYDYTGYNYGNYGYGQGYTDYSGQQSTYGKASRGGGNHQNNYQPY, from the coding sequence ATGGAGGACATGAACGAGTACAGCAACATAGAGGAATTCGCAGAGGGATCCAAGATTAACGCGAGCAAGAATCAGCAGGATGACGGTAAAATGTTTATTGGAGGCTTGAGCTGGGATACAAGCAAGAAAGATCTGACTGAATATTTGTCTCGATTTGGAGAGGTTGTAGACTGCACAATTAAAACAGATCCAGTCACTGGAAGATCAAGAGGATTTGGATTTGTGCTTTTCAAAGATGCTGCTAGTGGTGATAAGGTTTTGGAACTGAAAGAACACAAACTGGATGGCAAATTGATAGACCCCAAAAGGGCgaaggctttaaaagggaaagaacCCCCTAAAAAAGTTTTTGTGGGTGGATTGAGCCCAGATActtctgaagagcaaataaaagaatattttggagCAGTTGGAGAGATcgaaaatattgaacttcccatggatacaaaaacaaatgaaagaagaggaTTTTGTTTTATCACATATACAGATGAAGAGCcagtaaagaaattattagaaagcAGATACCATCAAATTGGTTCTGGAAAGTGTGAAATCAAAGTTGCACAACCCAAAGAGGTATATAggcagcaacagcaacaacagaaaggaggaagaggagctgcagctgctggACGAGGTGGTACAAGGGGTCGAGGACGAGGTCAGGGCCAAAACTGGAACCAAGGATTTAACAACTATTACGATCAAGGATACGGAAATTACAATAGTGCCTATGGTGGTGATCAGAACTATAGTGGCTATGGCGGATATGATTATACTGGGTATAACTATGGGAACTATGGATATGGACAGGGATATACAGACTACAGTGGCCAACAGAGCACATATGGCAAGGCATCTCGAGGGGGTGGCAATCACCAAAACAATTACCAGCCATACTAA